Proteins co-encoded in one Astyanax mexicanus isolate ESR-SI-001 chromosome 1, AstMex3_surface, whole genome shotgun sequence genomic window:
- the LOC125785584 gene encoding zinc finger protein 239-like: MESTKGSNTQPIPSPTSPKQIQKSTGKKKTHHCSDCGKSFNQQDALQLHQRIHTGEKPYHCSDCGKSFNQQGALQLHQRIHTGEKPYHCSDCGKNFSQQSTLQQHQRIHTGEKPYYCSDCGKSFSRQSSLLRHQRIHTGEKPYYCSDCGKSFSRQSHLQTHQHIHTGEKPYNCSDCGKSFSHQNTLNIHQRIHTGEKPYHCSDCGKNFSQQSTLQQHQRIHTGEKPYHCSDCGKSFRCQNEFKRHQKIHSGNKPYYCFKCEKRFLRSSTLKKHKCSKISCRTSL; the protein is encoded by the coding sequence ATGGAATCCACAAAAGGCTCCAATACTCAGCCAATACCCTCTCCTACCTCTCCCAAACAAATACAGAAAAGTACAGGCAAGAAGAAAACccaccactgctcagactgtggaaagagttttaatcaacaggatgctctccaactacaccagcgcattcacactggagagaagccgtatcactgctcagactgtgggaagagttttaatcaacagggtgcTCTCCagctacaccagcgcattcacactggagagaaaccgtatcactgctcagattgtgggaagaattttagtcaacagagtactctccaacaacaccagcgcattcacactggagagaaaccgtattactgctcagactgtgggaagagttttagtcgtcAGAGTTCTCTCctacgacaccagcgcattcacactggagagaaaccgtattactgctcagactgtgggaagagttttagtcgtcagagtcatctccaaactcaccagcacattcacactggagagaaaccgtataactgctcagactgtggaaagagttttagtcaTCAGAATACTCTCAatatacaccagcgcattcacactggagagaaaccgtatcactgctcagattgtgggaagaattttagtcaacagagtactctccaacaacaccagcgcattcacactggagagaaaccgtatcactgctcagactgtgggaagagttttaggtGTCAGAACGAGTTCAAACGTCACCAGAAAATTCACTCTGGAAATAAAccatattattgttttaaatgtgagAAGCGCTTCCTGCGTTCAAGTACTTTGAAGAAACACAAATGCTCTAAGATCAGTTGTAGAACTAGTCTGTAA